A stretch of Larus michahellis chromosome Z, bLarMic1.1, whole genome shotgun sequence DNA encodes these proteins:
- the TMEM38B gene encoding trimeric intracellular cation channel type B isoform X2 — MLYCFGGSVLSSLMLAEPPIAFLAKGTNILLASSVWYLVFYCPQDIFYRCFAFLPLRLLVAGMKEVTRTWKITAGVAHADSHFKDAWLVMVAVGWARGAGGGLISNFEQLVRGVWKPETNELLKMSYPVKVTLIGAVLFTLQHSQYLPIARHNLVFLYTIFLVVSKVTMMLTRSAASPFAPIEAALGHMFFGLQKTPSKVKGEGTTSSNGSSVCDRSSSEQHRDSVKKRQAKKTE; from the exons ATGCTTTATTGCTTTGGTGGTTCAGTTTTGTCTTCGTTGATGCTTGCAGAACCACCCATAGCATTTCTGGCAAAGGGCACAAATATTCTACTGGCATCTTCAGTCTG GTATCTTGTGTTTTACTGCCCACAAGACATATTCTACCGGTGCTTTGCCTTTCTGCCTCTTCGGCTTCTGGTCGCAGGAATGAAAGAAGTGACTCGGACTTGGAAGATAACGGCTGGCGTTGCACATGCAGACAGTCACTTCAAAGATGCCTGGCTTGTCATGGTAGCTGTGGGCTGGGCCAGAG GAGCTGGTGGTGGCCTAATTTCCAACTTTGAGCAGCTGGTGAGAGGAGTGTGGAAACCTGAAACCAATGAGCTATTGAAGATGTCCTA CCCTGTGAAGGTAACTTTGATAGGAGCAGTTCTTTTCACCCTGCAACACAGCCAATACTTGCCAATAGCAAGACACAACCTTGTGTTTTTATACACCATCTTTCTTGTGGTCTCCAAG GTAACAATGATGTTAACAAGATCCGCAGCTTCTCCATTTGCTCCTATTGAGGCTGCATTAGGCCATATGTTCTTTGGCTTGCAAAAGACACCATCCAAAGTGAAGGGTGAAGGTACCACCTCTTCCAATGGCTCTTCAGTCTGTGACCGGTCTTCTTCTGAACAGCACCGTGATAGTGTTAAGAAAAGAcaggcaaagaaaacagaataa